In Sphaeramia orbicularis chromosome 1, fSphaOr1.1, whole genome shotgun sequence, a genomic segment contains:
- the LOC115429795 gene encoding macrophage mannose receptor 1-like, whose product MTPPPGNMTPPSGTAPSSGPPPPPSGPFCPDGWQWFSGRCYYFVKNAMTWPQAQTNCAVLGAVLVSVRSPQEHGFIQQQFNNNDNNRPPGTWLGGFYLQDQWLWVDGSWFYNNSLTFETEPNTSPCLFLSPSGEWMSSLCNEGYSSICVQESNSGPPGLCPDGWVDFQGQCYFYNQDLLTWSDADTFCAEFEASLVSVHSPQEYHLLGQITSGSYPFWMGGFYLQGQWMWLDGSWFHQDFFGWNAPVDSYPCLAPYPEFGGSGRYLGQVQSHGGN is encoded by the exons ATGACTCCTCCTCCTGGAAATATGACTCCTCCTTCTGGAACTGCCCCCTCCTCAGGACCCCCACCTCCACCGTCTGGTCCATTCTGTCCTGATGGATGGCAGTGGTTCAGTGGACGATGTTACTACTTTGTGAAAAACGCCATGACTTGGCCTCAAGCACAG ACTAACTGTGCTGTGTTGGGGGCAGTCCTGGTGTCCGTCCGCAGCCCCCAGGAGCACGGTTTCATCCAGCAGCAgttcaacaacaatgacaacaatagaCCCCCAGGCACTTGGCTGGGTGGATTTTACCTCCAG gacCAGTGGTTGTGGGTCGATGGGTCCTGGTTCTACAACAACAGTTTGACCTTTGAGACTGAGCCCAACACAAGCCCATGTTTGTTCCTCAGCCCCTCTG GGGAGTGGATGTCGTCTCTATGCAACGAGGGCTATTCCTCCATATGTGTCCAAGAGTCCAACAGTG GACCACCAGGCCTGTGTCCTGACGGCTGGGTTGATTTCCAAGGCCAGTGTTATTTCTACAACCAGGACCTACTGACATGGAGTGACGCTGAT ACTTTCTGTGCTGAGTTTGAGGCCAGTCTGGTGTCTGTGCACAGCCCTCAGGAGTATCATCTACTGGGTCAGATCACCTCTGGATCTTACCCCTTCTGGATGGGTGGCTTCTATCTCCAG GGTCAGTGGATGTGGCTCGACGGCTCCTGGTTTCATCAGGACTTTTTTGGTTGGAATGCTCCAGTAGATTCATATCCATGTCTGGCACCATACCCAG AGTTCGGAGGTTCGGGACGGTACCTGGGCCAGGTCCAGAGCCATGGTGGGAACTAA
- the LOC115437296 gene encoding ribosomal protein S6 kinase beta-2-like isoform X1, whose amino-acid sequence MAGVFDIDLETEDISDTEDDVCDFTLTEPEHVQTEEVELTSESVNRDSERVGPDCFELLTVLGKGAYGKVFQVRKVQGAQMGKIFAMKVLKKAKIVCNAKDTAHTRAEREILETVRHPFIVDLLYAFQTGGKLYLILECLSGGELFMQLEKEGIFMEDTACFYLGEITLALGHLHSNGIIYRDLKPENIMLNHQGHIKLTDFGLCKESIHDGTVTHTFCGTIEYMAPEILTRSGHNRAVDWWSLGALMYDMMTGSPPFTAENRKKTIDKILKCKLNLPPYLTIDARDLIKKLLKKNPAQRLGSGKADCADIQKHPFFRHINWEELLNRRVEPPYKPQLHSDEDVSQFDTRFTRQTPVDSPDDSTLSHSAELAFAGFTYVAPSVLESLKEGFSFEPRTRPVRRHNSSPRTPISPPKFSAAGPFKSSVEGEADVFPPTSPPAAAAAVPSALLENGSISQPIRTPARNKKQKGHRR is encoded by the exons ATGGCCGGAGTGTTTGATATAGATCTGGAGACCGAGGACATCAGTGACACAGAG GATGATGTGTGTGACTTCACTCTGACAGAACCTGAACA TGTTCAGACAGAGGAGGTGGAGCTGACCAGTGAAAGTGTCAACAGAGACAGCGAGAGAGTCGGCCCTGACTGCTTCGAACTGCTCACCGTGTTGGGAAAAGGAGCATATGGaaag gttttccaggtgaGGAAGGTTCAAGGTGCCCAGATGGGAAAAATATTTGCCATGAAGGTGCTGAAAAAG GCCAAGATTGTGTGCAACGCCAAAGACACGGCTCATACTCGGGCGGAGCGGGAGATCCTGGAGACGGTGAGGCATCCATTCATCGTGGACCTACTGTATGCCTTCCAGACCGGAGGGAAACTCTACCTCATACTGGAGTGTTTAAGTG GAGGTGAACTGTTCATGCAGCTGGAGAAGGAAGGCATCTTCATGGAGGACACGGCCTG tttctATCTCGGAGAGATCACATTGGCTCTGGGTCACCTCCACTCCAACGGGATCATCTACCGTGACCTCAAACCTGAAAACATCATGCTCAATCACCAAG gaCACATCAAACTGACCGACTTTGGTCTGTGTAAGGAATCCATCCATGATGGCACCGTCACACACACCTTCTGTGGAACCATAGAATacat GGCTCCAGAGATCCTGACCCGGTCGGGTCATAACAGAGCAGTGGACTGGTGGAGTCTGGGGGCCCTGATGTACGACATGATGACTGGATCG CCTCCGTTCACTGCTGAAAACAGAAAGAAGACCATCGATAAAATCCTCAAGTGTAAACTGAACCTGCCCCCGTACCTGACCATCGATGCCCGGGATCTCATCAAAAAG ctcttaAAGAAGAATCCAGCCCAGAGACTTGGCTCTGGTAAAGCAGACTGTGCTGACATCCAG AAACATCCGTTCTTCAGACACATCAACTGGGAGGAGCTACTAAACAGGAGGGTGGAGCCACCATACAAGCCACAGCTG CATTCAGATGAGGATGTGAGTCAGTTCGACACCAGGTTCACCAGACagactccagtggacagtccGGACGACTCCACGCTCAGCCACAGCGCAGAGCTCGCCTTCGCC GGCTTCACCTACGTGGCACCGTCGGTGTTGGAGAGTCTGAAGGAAGGCTTTTCATTTGAACCTCGAACACGACCCGTACGCCGACACAACAGCAGCCCACGCACACCCATCAG TCCTCCAAAGTTTTCCGCAGCTGGTCCCTTCAAATCGAGCGTTGAAGGGGAAGCGGATGTTTTTCCTCCGACGTCTCCGCCTGCAGCGGCAGCGGCGGTGCCTTCGGCACTGCTGGAAAACGGAAGCATTAGTCAACCAATCAGAACGCCGGCCAGAAACAAGAAGCAGAAGGGACACCGGAGATGA
- the LOC115437296 gene encoding ribosomal protein S6 kinase beta-2-like isoform X2, which produces MAGVFDIDLETEDISDTEDDVCDFTLTEPEHVQTEEVELTSESVNRDSERVGPDCFELLTVLGKGAYGKVFQVRKVQGAQMGKIFAMKVLKKAKIVCNAKDTAHTRAEREILETVRHPFIVDLLYAFQTGGKLYLILECLSGGELFMQLEKEGIFMEDTACFYLGEITLALGHLHSNGIIYRDLKPENIMLNHQGHIKLTDFGLCKESIHDGTVTHTFCGTIEYMAPEILTRSGHNRAVDWWSLGALMYDMMTGSPPFTAENRKKTIDKILKCKLNLPPYLTIDARDLIKKLLKKNPAQRLGSGKADCADIQKHPFFRHINWEELLNRRVEPPYKPQLVGLQTTVVLFRNTFMCLFFTNLGPGSGKTPSVPCLKTSVCGVAAFR; this is translated from the exons ATGGCCGGAGTGTTTGATATAGATCTGGAGACCGAGGACATCAGTGACACAGAG GATGATGTGTGTGACTTCACTCTGACAGAACCTGAACA TGTTCAGACAGAGGAGGTGGAGCTGACCAGTGAAAGTGTCAACAGAGACAGCGAGAGAGTCGGCCCTGACTGCTTCGAACTGCTCACCGTGTTGGGAAAAGGAGCATATGGaaag gttttccaggtgaGGAAGGTTCAAGGTGCCCAGATGGGAAAAATATTTGCCATGAAGGTGCTGAAAAAG GCCAAGATTGTGTGCAACGCCAAAGACACGGCTCATACTCGGGCGGAGCGGGAGATCCTGGAGACGGTGAGGCATCCATTCATCGTGGACCTACTGTATGCCTTCCAGACCGGAGGGAAACTCTACCTCATACTGGAGTGTTTAAGTG GAGGTGAACTGTTCATGCAGCTGGAGAAGGAAGGCATCTTCATGGAGGACACGGCCTG tttctATCTCGGAGAGATCACATTGGCTCTGGGTCACCTCCACTCCAACGGGATCATCTACCGTGACCTCAAACCTGAAAACATCATGCTCAATCACCAAG gaCACATCAAACTGACCGACTTTGGTCTGTGTAAGGAATCCATCCATGATGGCACCGTCACACACACCTTCTGTGGAACCATAGAATacat GGCTCCAGAGATCCTGACCCGGTCGGGTCATAACAGAGCAGTGGACTGGTGGAGTCTGGGGGCCCTGATGTACGACATGATGACTGGATCG CCTCCGTTCACTGCTGAAAACAGAAAGAAGACCATCGATAAAATCCTCAAGTGTAAACTGAACCTGCCCCCGTACCTGACCATCGATGCCCGGGATCTCATCAAAAAG ctcttaAAGAAGAATCCAGCCCAGAGACTTGGCTCTGGTAAAGCAGACTGTGCTGACATCCAG AAACATCCGTTCTTCAGACACATCAACTGGGAGGAGCTACTAAACAGGAGGGTGGAGCCACCATACAAGCCACAGCTGGTAGGTCTTCAAACTACTGTTGTGCTCTTTAGAAATACCTTTATGTGCTTATTTTTCACGAACC TTGGACCTGGTTCTGG aaaaaCTCCTTCTGTGCCGTGTTTGAAAACCTCCGTTTGTGGCGTTGCAGCATTCAGATGA